A single region of the Ptychodera flava strain L36383 chromosome 9, AS_Pfla_20210202, whole genome shotgun sequence genome encodes:
- the LOC139140658 gene encoding carbohydrate sulfotransferase 11-like isoform X1 yields MRISGRHLTRYLVAVVGLFCTAAVYKVYLHGDMINGVQYMNQKVKEYRASETVGVVKPGNKPHFNKNDAIHLDGALLNDSTNTNQGITGQVPFNLKDELGSRKSHVRDLCAKLHTRDVDLDNVDLENLTASTTLYVEDRYKFLYCPIHKVATSNWRRVLMVLAGDVRNESMVGKSHYHDYTSRHMPLKKYPPEERIKRLKTYKKFMFVRHPFERLLSAYRDKFEMGVKHQEWWYMETFGVPIKKWAHPEMSPRELRAQRTNVTFAEFIGYVVAYANTKRIDMHWEQYHKLCRPCDIEYDIIGKYETLERDSNYVLNAVNAADKVHFPSVKLDNHRTYTSADMILKYLSKLSDEQLKNLRQTYSLDFELFDYDFM; encoded by the exons ATGCGGATCAGCGGTCGACATCTGACTCGCTACTTGGTGGCTGTCGTGGGACTATTCTGCACTGCCGCCGTGTACAAAG TTTATCTCCATGGTGACATGATAAACGGTGTGCAGTACATGAACCAGAAAGTGAAGGAATACCGGGCTTCGGAAACCGTGGGCGTCGTGAAACCCGGAAACAAACCCCATTTCAACAAGAACGACGCAATACATTTG GATGGCGCTTTACTTAATGACAGTACAAACACAAATCAAGGCATCACTGGGCAAGTACCCTTCAACTTGAAAGATGAACTTGGGAGTAGGAAGTCGCACGTGCGTGACCTCTGTGCCAAACTACACACTCGGGATGTTGACCTTGATAATGTTGACCTTGAAAATCTAACCGCTTCCACGACTCTATACGTCGAAGACAGGTACAAGTTCCTGTACTGCCCCATCCACAAAGTGGCTACCTCTAATTGGAGGCGGGTGCTGATGGTGCTGGCGGGAGACGTGCGCAATGAAAGCATGGTCGGAAAGTCGCACTACCACGACTACACCTCAAGACACATGCCGTTGAAGAAATATCCACCGGAGGAACGCATCAAACGGCTGAAGACGTACAAAAAATTTATGTTCGTAAGGCATCCCTTTGAGAGGCTCTTGTCAGCGTACCGAGACAAGTTTGAAATGGGGGTTAAACACCAGGAGTGGTGGTACATGGAGACCTTTGGTGTCCCTATCAAGAAATGGGCTCACCCAGAGATGTCGCCCCGAGAGCTGAGGGCGCAGCGAACCAACGTGACGTTCGCAGAGTTCATTGGCTACGTCGTAGCATACGCCAATACAAAGAGAATTGATATGCATTGGGAGCAATATCACAAACTGTGTCGGCCGTGCGATATAGAATATGACATCATAGGCAAGTACGAGACTCTAGAACGAGATTCCAATTACGTGCTAAATGCGGTCAATGCCGCCGACAAAGTTCACTTTCCGTCAGTAAAGCTGGACAATCATCGTACATACACCTCGGCAGATATGATTCTTAAATACTTGTCGAAACTCTCCGATGAACAGTTGAAAAACTTGCGGCAGACCTACTCACTAGATTTTGAATTATTTGATTATGACTTTATGTAG
- the LOC139140658 gene encoding carbohydrate sulfotransferase 9-like isoform X2, protein MINGVQYMNQKVKEYRASETVGVVKPGNKPHFNKNDAIHLDGALLNDSTNTNQGITGQVPFNLKDELGSRKSHVRDLCAKLHTRDVDLDNVDLENLTASTTLYVEDRYKFLYCPIHKVATSNWRRVLMVLAGDVRNESMVGKSHYHDYTSRHMPLKKYPPEERIKRLKTYKKFMFVRHPFERLLSAYRDKFEMGVKHQEWWYMETFGVPIKKWAHPEMSPRELRAQRTNVTFAEFIGYVVAYANTKRIDMHWEQYHKLCRPCDIEYDIIGKYETLERDSNYVLNAVNAADKVHFPSVKLDNHRTYTSADMILKYLSKLSDEQLKNLRQTYSLDFELFDYDFM, encoded by the exons ATGATAAACGGTGTGCAGTACATGAACCAGAAAGTGAAGGAATACCGGGCTTCGGAAACCGTGGGCGTCGTGAAACCCGGAAACAAACCCCATTTCAACAAGAACGACGCAATACATTTG GATGGCGCTTTACTTAATGACAGTACAAACACAAATCAAGGCATCACTGGGCAAGTACCCTTCAACTTGAAAGATGAACTTGGGAGTAGGAAGTCGCACGTGCGTGACCTCTGTGCCAAACTACACACTCGGGATGTTGACCTTGATAATGTTGACCTTGAAAATCTAACCGCTTCCACGACTCTATACGTCGAAGACAGGTACAAGTTCCTGTACTGCCCCATCCACAAAGTGGCTACCTCTAATTGGAGGCGGGTGCTGATGGTGCTGGCGGGAGACGTGCGCAATGAAAGCATGGTCGGAAAGTCGCACTACCACGACTACACCTCAAGACACATGCCGTTGAAGAAATATCCACCGGAGGAACGCATCAAACGGCTGAAGACGTACAAAAAATTTATGTTCGTAAGGCATCCCTTTGAGAGGCTCTTGTCAGCGTACCGAGACAAGTTTGAAATGGGGGTTAAACACCAGGAGTGGTGGTACATGGAGACCTTTGGTGTCCCTATCAAGAAATGGGCTCACCCAGAGATGTCGCCCCGAGAGCTGAGGGCGCAGCGAACCAACGTGACGTTCGCAGAGTTCATTGGCTACGTCGTAGCATACGCCAATACAAAGAGAATTGATATGCATTGGGAGCAATATCACAAACTGTGTCGGCCGTGCGATATAGAATATGACATCATAGGCAAGTACGAGACTCTAGAACGAGATTCCAATTACGTGCTAAATGCGGTCAATGCCGCCGACAAAGTTCACTTTCCGTCAGTAAAGCTGGACAATCATCGTACATACACCTCGGCAGATATGATTCTTAAATACTTGTCGAAACTCTCCGATGAACAGTTGAAAAACTTGCGGCAGACCTACTCACTAGATTTTGAATTATTTGATTATGACTTTATGTAG